The Medicago truncatula cultivar Jemalong A17 chromosome 4, MtrunA17r5.0-ANR, whole genome shotgun sequence genome includes a region encoding these proteins:
- the LOC25492659 gene encoding eIF-2-alpha kinase GCN2: MGNKKKKGGGGGRRNKARTPSSKDHHTSQFRNDDDNNEQLSEEITALCSIFQEDCQIIPKSPPQIVIKLRPYSNDMGYEDVDVSALLVVRCLPGYPFKCPKLQITPEMGLSQTDANKLLSLLLDQANLNAREGRVMIFNLVEAAQEFLSRIEPIAKPTESKFSHSTTEGKDELCPKDMASSNKNRSFVYGFIDLFSGYGESWNWGFGIDEPAVKISSLPSSKLDASKPRIEAREKKSDSKENPFILQELPAKLDTVGEVSEDNNNNSSTLTHSSRSLDGFVGDDNEGEKEYFIVDEYTTEDNKDMSDSESTESLSSVSPHHQASQTIEKDLIMVHMLRLVCASKGTLADSLPQLATELYNLGIFSDSARDMASKPLSLFNKTFDHIFKKHLASSRISQFWTPSSDLGGSNTVQHSSRYLNDFEELRPLGHGGFGHVVLCKNKLDGRQYAMKKIRLKDKSMPDRILREVATLSRLQHQHVVRYYQAWFETGVADSYGDPAGESRTPASSTFSYKAASSNDAIGLENQLESTYLYIQMEYCPRTLRQMFESYNHFDKELAWHLFRQIVEGLAHIHGQGIIHRDLTPSNIFFDARNDIKIGDFGLAKFLKLEQLDQDLAHPADTTGVSIDGTGQVGTYFYTAPEIEQGWPKIDEKADMYSLGVVFFELWHPFGTAMERHVVLSDLKQKAEFPPSWVAEFPEQESLLRQLMSPGPSDRPSATELLQNAFPPRMESELLDDILRTMQKSEDTSIYDKVLNAIFDEEMLSTKHIRQVGRLGSVGDNNSSIQHTDFVTEVRDDVVDVNKEIFRQHCAKHLEISPMRLLDDCPQFNRNAVKLLTHGGAMLELSHELRLPFVNWIISNQISSFKRYEISYVYRRAVGHSSPNRYLQGDFDIIGGTSALTEAEVIKVTKDIVTCFFHEDSCDIHLNHADLLGAIWSWTGIKVEHRLKVAELLSMMGSLRPQSSERKSKWVVIRRQLLQELGLAEAMVNRLQTVGLRFCGSAGQALPRLRGALPSDKRTFKALDELSELASLLRIWRIDKNVYIDALMPPNESYHRDLFFQIYLRKENSSGSLSEGVLLAVGGRYDYLLHQLRSSDYKGNPPTGVGTSLALETIIQNCPVDFKHNRNEASINILVCSRGGGGLLVERMELVAELWLENFKAEFVPVPDPSLTEQYEYANEHDIKCLVIITDADSVKVRHLELKKEKNVERENLVKFLSDAMATQFRNPSIWI, from the exons ATGgggaacaagaagaagaaaggagGTGGcggaggaagaagaaacaaagcaAGAACACCTTCTTCCAAAGACCACCACACTTCTCAATTCCGCAACGATGACGATAACAATGAACAACTCTCCGAAGAAATCACTGCACT gtGTTCAATTTTTCAAGAGGATTGCCAAATTATTCCAAAATCTCCACCTCAAATTGTTATTAAGCTCAG GCCTTACTCGAATGACATGGGTTATGAAGATGTGGATGTTTCCGCTCTTCTTGTTGTCAG GTGCTTGCCTGGGTATCCTTTCAAGTGTCCCAAGTTGCAGATTACTCCCGAGATGGGTTTATCACAAACTGATGCTAATAAACTTTTGTCTCTCCTCCTTGATCAG GCCAATTTAAATGCTAGGGAGGGACGAGTAATGATCTTTAATTTAGTTGAGGCTGCTCAAGAATTTCTGTCTAGAATCGAGCCTATTGCCAAACCAACTGAATCT AAGTTTTCACACTCAACTACAGAGGGCAAAGATGAATTGTGTCCCAAGGATATGGCATCTTCAAATAAGAATAGATCTTTTGTTTATGGTTTCATCGACCTTTTCAGTGGCTATGGAGAGTCCTGGAATTGGGGTTTTGGAATTGATGAACCTGCTGTAAAAATTTCTTCTCTTCCTTCCTCTAAGTTAGATGCCTCCAAACCACGAATAGAAGCTcgggaaaaaaaatctgatagCAAGGAAAACCCGTTCATATTGCAAGAACTTCCTGCCAAATTAGATACTGTCGGAGAAGTTAGTGAAGACAATAACAATAATAGCTCAACTTTGACTCATTCAAGTAGATCTCTGGATGGTTTTGTAGGGGACGACAATGAAGGTGAGAAAGAG TATTTTATTGTGGATGAGTATACAACAGAAGATAACAAAGATATGTCTGACAGTGAGTCTACAGAGTCTCTCTCTTCTGTGTCGCCTCATCACCAAGCATCTCAAACAATAGAAAAGGATCTAATAATG GTTCACATGCTTCGCCTTGTTTGTGCCTCTAAAGGTACCTTGGCTGACTCTTTGCCTCAATTAGCAACAGAGCTGTACAATTTAGGG ATATTTTCTGACTCGGCACGTGATATGGCATCAAAACCACTTTCCCTTTTCAACAAAACCTTTGATCACATCTTCAAGAAACACCTG GCATCATCCAGAATATCTCAATTTTGGACACCTTCTTCTGATCTTGGAGGCTCTAATACAGTTCAACACAGTTCTCGatatttaaatgattttgaGGAGCTACGCCCTCTTG GTCATGGTGGTTTTGGTCACGTTGTGTTGTGCAAAAATAAACTCGATGGAAGGCAGTATGCAATGAAGAAAATTCGCCTTAAGGACAAAAGCATGCCTGACCGAATATTAAG GGAAGTAGCTACGCTTTCTCGTTTACAACATCAACACGTTGTTCGGTATTATCAG GCATGGTTTGAAACTGGAGTTGCAGATTCTTATGGTGATCCTGCTGGGGAATCAAGAACTCCAGCGAGCTCTACTTTCAGCTACAAAGCTGCAAGCTCCAATGATGCTATTGGGCTTGAGAATCAGCTTGAATCAACATATCTTTATATACAAATGGAATACTGTCCCAG GACTCTTCGCCAGATGTTTGAATCATATAATCATTTTGACAAAGAATTGGCCTGGCATCTGTTTCGCCAAATAGTAGAAGGTTTGGCACACATACATGGGCAAGGAATAATTCACCGGGACTTAACACCAAGTAACATATTCTTTGATGCTCGCAATGATATTAAAATTGGTGACTTCGGTCTTG cCAAGTTCTTGAAGTTGGAGCAGCTGGATCAAGATCTAGCCCATCCTGCCGATACAACTGGAGTTTCCATTGATGGCACTGGACAAGTTGGGACATATTTCTATACAGCTCCTGAGATTGAGCAAGGATGGCCTAAGATTGATGAAAAG GCTGACATGTACAGCTTAGGAGTGGTTTTCTTTGAGCTTTGGCATCCATTTGGGACTGCAATGGAGAGGCACGTTGTTTTATCCGATCTGAAACAGAAAGCGGAGTTTCCACCTTCATGGGTTGCTGAGTTTCCAGAACAAGAATCCTTGCTGCGGCAGTTAATGTCTCCAGGTCCCTCAGATCGCCCGTCTGCAACAGAACTTTTGCAGAATGCATTTCCTCCACGAATGGAGTCTGAATTGTTGGATG ATATCCTGCGAACAATGCAGAAATCAGAGGATACAAGCATTTACGATAAAGTTTTAAATGCTATCTTTGATGAAGAGATGTTAAGCACAAAACACATTCGTCAGGTTGGTAGATTGGGGTCAGTTGGAGATAACAATTCATCCATTCAGCACACAGATTTTGTAACCGAGGTCCGAGATGATGTTGTAGATGTCAACAAGGAAATTTTCAGGCAGCATTGTGCTAAACACCTAGAAATATCACCAATGCGATTATTGGATGATTGTCCACAGTTTAACAG AAATGCAGTTAAACTTCTGACCCATGGTGGAGCCATGCTTGAACTTTCCCATGAGCTGCGTTTGCCTTTCGTGAACTGGATTATATCTAACCAG ATATCTTCATTCAAACGATATGAGATATCATACGTTTACAGAAGAGCAGTTGGGCATTCATCACCAAACCGTTACCTTCAG GGAGATTTTGACATTATTGGTGGTACTTCAGCATTGACAGAGGCAGAGGTCATAAAG GTCACGAAAGACATAGTCACTTGTTTTTTCCATGAAGACTCGTGTGACATTCATCTAAACCATGCTGACCTCCTGGGTGCAATTTGGTCATGGACTGGAATCAAGGTAGAACATAGACTCAAAGTAGCAGAG CTTCTTTCAATGATGGGTTCTTTGCGTCCTCAATCCTCAGAAAGGAAATCAAAATGGGTAGTGATAAGGCGGCAGCTTTTGCAG GAACTGGGTTTAGCTGAAGCTATGGTAAATAGGTTGCAGACTGTAGGTTTGAGATTCTGTGGATCTGCAGGTCAGGCACTTCCCAGACTAAGGGGCGCTCTACCATCTG ATAAGCGTACCTTCAAGGCACTTGATGAATTGTCTGAGCTTGCCAGTCTCTTGAGAATTTGGAGGATTGACAAAAATGTATATATAGATGCATTAATGCCGCCAAACGAAAGTTATCACAGAGATTTGTTTTTTCAG ATATACTTAAGGAAGGAGAACAGTTCTGGATCACTTTCTGAAGGTGTCTTGCTAGCTGTTGGTGGTAGATATGACTATTTGCTTCATCAGTTGAGGAGTAGTGACTAT AAAGGAAATCCTCCAACTGGTGTGGGGACTAGCCTTGCACTAGAGACAATAATTCAGAATTGTCCTGTAGATTTTAAGCATAACCG AAATGAAGCCAGCATCAATATTCTTGTGTGCTCAAGAGGAGGAGGTGGTCTGTTGGTGGAACGCATGGAACTAGTTGCTGAATTATGGCTGGAGAACTTTAAG GCCGAATTTGTTCCTGTCCCTGATCCAAGTCTCACAGAGCAGTATGAGTATGCGAATgaacatgatatcaaatgtctCGTTATTATTACGGATGCAGATTCAGTTAAG GTTCGACATCTTGAACTTAAGAAGGAGAAAAATGTTGAGC